One stretch of Tepiditoga spiralis DNA includes these proteins:
- the fliP gene encoding flagellar type III secretion system pore protein FliP (The bacterial flagellar biogenesis protein FliP forms a type III secretion system (T3SS)-type pore required for flagellar assembly.), whose translation MNKKKLLATLFFIFLSIVSYTEDVIPGISININQNNTGTLTPTLLIILIISVLSIAPGLLMMLTSFTRIVIVMGFLRQAIGTRQAPPNQVLVSIALLLTIMIMYPTFNNVYEKAIVPYNNGTIGYEKAFENTWTEFKTFMLREITYHKNQDDIYMLASSLKVKIKDIKDTPFQILVPAFALSELEIAFKMGILIYLPFIIVDMVVASVLLSMGMMMIPPILISLPFKLLLFVIINGWDLLMGSLINSFAGG comes from the coding sequence GTGAATAAGAAAAAACTTCTGGCAACTTTATTTTTTATTTTTTTATCTATAGTAAGCTATACTGAAGACGTTATACCTGGAATTTCGATAAATATTAATCAAAATAACACAGGGACTTTGACGCCTACTTTGTTGATTATATTAATTATATCGGTTTTGTCAATTGCACCTGGTTTGTTAATGATGCTCACTTCTTTTACGAGAATAGTTATAGTAATGGGATTTTTAAGGCAAGCTATTGGAACAAGGCAAGCACCACCAAATCAGGTTTTAGTTTCAATAGCATTATTATTAACTATAATGATAATGTATCCAACTTTTAATAATGTTTATGAAAAGGCAATAGTACCATATAATAATGGCACTATTGGTTATGAGAAGGCTTTTGAAAATACTTGGACAGAGTTTAAAACATTTATGTTAAGAGAAATAACTTATCATAAAAATCAAGATGATATATATATGTTAGCTTCATCTCTTAAGGTTAAAATAAAAGATATAAAAGATACTCCTTTTCAAATATTAGTTCCAGCTTTTGCTTTAAGTGAACTTGAAATAGCATTTAAAATGGGAATATTAATTTATCTTCCTTTTATAATTGTTGATATGGTTGTTGCAAGTGTTTTACTTTCTATGGGGATGATGATGATACCTCCAATATTAATTTCTTTACCATTTAAATTGTTGTTATTTGTTATAATAAATGGTTGGGATTTATTAATGGGAAGTTTAATAAATAGTTTTGCTGGAGGTTAA
- the fliQ gene encoding flagellar biosynthesis protein FliQ, with the protein MTEEVIVEIFTNGISIFLSIITPILLISLAVGLIISIFQAVTQIHEQTLVFAPKIIITFLAVLFLFGWMMQKLGDFAYELFTKYLGMI; encoded by the coding sequence ATGACAGAAGAGGTTATAGTAGAAATTTTTACTAATGGAATAAGCATATTTTTATCTATAATAACTCCAATTTTGTTAATAAGTTTAGCAGTTGGACTCATAATAAGTATTTTTCAAGCAGTTACTCAAATTCATGAGCAAACTTTAGTTTTTGCTCCTAAGATAATAATTACTTTTTTAGCAGTTTTATTTTTATTTGGTTGGATGATGCAAAAACTAGGAGATTTTGCTTATGAACTTTTTACAAAATACTTAGGAATGATATAA
- the fliR gene encoding flagellar biosynthetic protein FliR — protein sequence MEFLNVKLWVFFFVFIRLLGVTLFIPYFSMNLVPKPVKIFILIFLSYIVAIGLNDTFPIDGNFLMIVYLFIVNFLVGMIIGIIMHIIFYAVELAGQFFGIQMGFALANVLDPMYNTQVSIMSELGFLLSTFVFFIFKGHIWLYMLTIEMFKKIPSVFIFNGKDLGIFVSKISEVFVMGVQLSLPVTAFMIFTTLSLGIVNRLIPQLNAFIVGMPLKIIVGFLIFMAVIQVWQEYFTKTFFELYHWLEKTLIIVVK from the coding sequence ATGGAATTTTTAAATGTAAAACTTTGGGTATTCTTTTTTGTTTTTATAAGATTACTTGGAGTTACTTTATTTATTCCATATTTTTCTATGAACTTAGTTCCAAAACCAGTAAAAATATTTATTTTAATATTTTTAAGTTATATAGTAGCTATAGGATTAAATGATACATTTCCAATTGATGGGAATTTTTTAATGATAGTTTATTTATTTATTGTTAATTTTTTGGTTGGGATGATAATAGGAATTATAATGCACATTATTTTTTATGCTGTGGAGTTGGCTGGACAATTTTTTGGAATACAAATGGGTTTTGCACTGGCAAATGTTCTTGATCCTATGTATAATACCCAAGTATCAATAATGTCTGAATTAGGATTTTTATTATCTACTTTTGTATTTTTTATTTTCAAAGGGCATATTTGGCTTTATATGTTAACTATTGAAATGTTTAAAAAAATTCCAAGCGTTTTTATATTTAATGGAAAAGATTTAGGAATATTTGTTTCTAAAATATCAGAAGTTTTTGTTATGGGTGTACAATTATCTCTTCCTGTAACGGCTTTTATGATTTTTACAACTTTATCACTTGGAATTGTAAATAGATTAATACCTCAATTAAATGCATTCATTGTTGGAATGCCTTTAAAAATAATAGTTGGATTTTTAATTTTTATGGCGGTGATTCAAGTATGGCAAGAATATTTTACAAAAACATTTTTCGAACTGTATCACTGGCTAGAAAAAACACTTATAATAGTTGTAAAATAA
- the flhB gene encoding flagellar biosynthesis protein FlhB produces MARIFYKNIFRTVSLARKNTYNSCKIKINLQLFADPDKTEQPTPRKLQKAREEGNIPQSKEFNMAVTFLSLSALLLIFSGTIATDLSNILRDYLSLNVDKVDINILSYGLLKHTDLWVKVMMFFVVAALISLLLGMIQTQFLFTFKSLKFDLSKIDPIKGFKNLFSLKSFMEFLKNLIKIIIAGYFGYSIYIEKQPYISKLASVPVLEGVRFISNMIIEVLFKMGLALLILSLFDFWFQRFDYKRNLKMSKKEIKDESKDIEGNPEIKKKQREFMMKIVMSRMMQQVPSSDVIITNPTHYAVAIKYDAEKMSAPKVVAKGVDEVAFRIRDIASENYIPIVQKPPLARELYATTEINEEIPDNLYKAVAEVLAYVYNQTK; encoded by the coding sequence ATGGCAAGAATATTTTACAAAAACATTTTTCGAACTGTATCACTGGCTAGAAAAAACACTTATAATAGTTGTAAAATAAAAATAAATTTACAACTTTTTGCTGATCCAGATAAAACAGAGCAACCAACGCCAAGAAAGTTACAAAAAGCAAGAGAAGAAGGAAATATTCCTCAATCAAAAGAGTTTAATATGGCAGTTACATTTTTAAGTTTATCTGCTTTATTATTAATTTTTAGTGGTACAATAGCTACAGATTTATCAAATATTTTAAGAGATTATTTGAGTTTAAATGTTGATAAGGTAGATATAAATATATTGAGTTATGGATTATTAAAACATACGGATTTATGGGTAAAAGTAATGATGTTTTTTGTTGTTGCTGCTTTAATATCATTGCTTTTGGGTATGATACAAACTCAATTTTTATTTACATTTAAATCTTTGAAGTTTGATCTTTCAAAAATTGATCCCATAAAAGGTTTTAAAAATTTATTTTCTTTAAAGTCATTTATGGAATTTTTAAAAAATCTAATTAAAATAATAATTGCAGGTTATTTTGGATATTCAATTTATATTGAAAAACAACCTTATATATCAAAATTAGCCTCGGTTCCTGTTTTGGAAGGAGTTAGATTTATTTCAAATATGATTATTGAAGTTTTATTTAAGATGGGATTAGCCTTATTGATATTGAGTTTATTTGATTTTTGGTTTCAAAGATTTGATTATAAAAGAAATTTAAAGATGTCAAAAAAAGAAATTAAAGATGAATCAAAAGATATTGAAGGTAATCCAGAAATAAAGAAAAAACAAAGAGAATTTATGATGAAAATAGTTATGTCAAGAATGATGCAGCAAGTACCTTCATCCGATGTAATTATTACTAATCCAACTCATTATGCTGTTGCAATAAAATATGATGCTGAAAAAATGTCAGCACCAAAGGTGGTAGCAAAAGGAGTAGATGAAGTTGCGTTTAGAATAAGAGATATTGCATCTGAAAATTATATTCCAATAGTTCAAAAACCCCCTTTAGCAAGAGAGCTTTACGCAACTACGGAAATTAATGAAGAAATTCCTGATAATTTATACAAAGCTGTTGCTGAAGTTTTGGCATATGTGTATAATCAAACGAAGTAG